Proteins from a genomic interval of Stenotrophomonas sp. 24(2023):
- a CDS encoding SPOR domain-containing protein, with translation MAARRGKSQARRNSGSQGTPGWVWLVAGVAIAAVVFLAAPNLFKGEGDGFLRAGPQPNPNAQPAPVADGEADGGNAPATAPAKPAEPTKPAATQYDFYTLLPGKEVEMSDAELAASARAEEQRKAKAEAQRAQAALDGRPVPPAAVATAPAASTAPATSTPAATLPAPVSERPAPASTAATTTATTTPSRHDAAPATPAQATPAATAPADNARYILQAGAFGASGDAEATKAKLAMMGLAARVESAQINGKMVYRVRMGPYGSASELAEAKQKLDGTGLQAMAIKAQ, from the coding sequence ATGGCAGCACGACGCGGCAAAAGCCAGGCACGGCGCAACAGCGGCAGCCAGGGCACACCCGGATGGGTGTGGCTGGTGGCCGGCGTGGCGATCGCGGCAGTGGTATTCCTGGCAGCGCCGAACCTGTTCAAGGGTGAAGGCGATGGCTTCCTGCGCGCCGGCCCGCAGCCGAACCCGAACGCGCAGCCGGCGCCGGTCGCCGACGGCGAAGCCGATGGCGGCAACGCCCCGGCCACCGCCCCGGCCAAGCCCGCCGAGCCGACCAAGCCTGCAGCGACGCAGTACGACTTCTACACCCTGCTGCCCGGCAAGGAAGTGGAAATGTCCGATGCCGAGCTGGCCGCCAGCGCACGCGCCGAAGAACAGCGCAAGGCCAAGGCTGAAGCGCAGCGCGCGCAGGCTGCCCTGGACGGCAGGCCGGTGCCGCCGGCCGCCGTGGCCACGGCCCCCGCAGCCAGTACGGCGCCGGCCACCAGTACCCCGGCCGCCACGCTGCCGGCCCCGGTGAGCGAACGCCCGGCACCGGCCAGCACCGCGGCAACCACCACGGCCACCACCACGCCCAGCCGCCATGACGCCGCACCGGCCACCCCGGCGCAGGCCACGCCGGCCGCGACGGCACCGGCCGACAACGCCCGCTACATCCTGCAGGCCGGCGCGTTCGGTGCCTCCGGCGATGCCGAGGCGACCAAGGCCAAGCTGGCGATGATGGGCCTGGCCGCGCGCGTGGAATCGGCGCAGATCAACGGCAAGATGGTCTACCGCGTGCGCATGGGGCCTTACGGCAGCGCCAGCGAGCTGGCCGAAGCCAAGCAGAAGCTCGATGGCACGGGCCTGCAGGCGATGGCGATCAAGGCCCAGTGA
- a CDS encoding SDR family NAD(P)-dependent oxidoreductase, whose product MSRTVLITGATSGFGAAAVHRFAKAGWKVIATGRRAERLQPLVAAYGADIVHAAVFDVRDPIAMEAALLALPPAFGEIDLLVNNAGLAQGTAPAQSANLQDWRTMIDTNVTALVTLTHRLLPQLVQRKGAIINISSVAGVYPYPGGNAYGGTKAFVSQFSLGLRSDLHGTGVRVTTIEPGMAETEFTVVRTHGDQAASDKLYAGANPMTAEDIAEQIFWVATLPPHLNINRLELMPVSQSFAGFQVAREG is encoded by the coding sequence ATGAGCCGTACCGTCCTGATTACCGGCGCCACTTCCGGCTTCGGTGCCGCCGCCGTCCACCGCTTCGCCAAGGCGGGCTGGAAGGTGATCGCCACGGGCCGTCGTGCCGAACGCCTGCAGCCGCTGGTCGCGGCCTATGGCGCGGACATCGTGCATGCGGCGGTGTTCGACGTGCGCGACCCGATCGCGATGGAAGCGGCCCTGCTGGCCCTGCCGCCGGCCTTCGGCGAGATCGACCTGCTGGTCAACAACGCCGGCCTGGCCCAGGGCACCGCGCCCGCGCAGAGTGCCAACCTGCAGGACTGGCGCACCATGATCGACACCAACGTCACCGCCCTGGTCACGCTGACCCATCGCCTGCTGCCGCAACTGGTGCAGCGCAAGGGGGCGATCATCAACATTTCCTCGGTGGCCGGCGTGTACCCGTACCCGGGTGGCAACGCCTACGGCGGCACCAAGGCCTTCGTCAGCCAGTTCTCGCTGGGCCTGCGTTCGGACCTGCATGGCACCGGCGTGCGCGTGACCACGATCGAGCCGGGCATGGCCGAGACCGAATTCACCGTCGTGCGCACCCACGGTGACCAGGCGGCATCGGACAAGCTCTATGCCGGTGCGAACCCGATGACGGCCGAGGACATCGCCGAGCAGATCTTCTGGGTGGCCACCCTGCCGCCACACCTGAACATCAACCGGCTGGAACTGATGCCGGTCAGCCAGTCGTTTGCCGGGTTCCAGGTCGCCCGCGAAGGGTAA